A stretch of the Musa acuminata AAA Group cultivar baxijiao chromosome BXJ2-7, Cavendish_Baxijiao_AAA, whole genome shotgun sequence genome encodes the following:
- the LOC103991525 gene encoding uncharacterized protein LOC103991525 isoform X1, translated as MQTSSTETEEWIEVETKGTNTDVDVAGSSDSRTPLTSISAWTRWVLGSVVGIAVPLYRRILRREDAVEKAAESAAEAVEKIAEVTEKIASDVVDELPDGGRLKDKAVQVEQICEEVEKAAEEAEAFIHKQVDHVKEEVDTMVEPIIEKGEEIEKEIQEQETPINSGVDQPKAT; from the exons ATGCAGACTTCCAGCACCGAAACCGAAGAATGGATTGAAGTGGAAACTAA AGGCACGAACACTGATGTCGATGTCGCTGGATCATCTGATTCTCGAACTCCTTTAACCAGCATCTCAGCGTG GACTAGATGGGTGTTGGGCTCAGTTGTAGGCATTGCTGTGCCCCTGTACAGGAGAATTTTAAGGAGAGAAG ATGCCGTAGAGAAGGCTGCTGAGAGTGCTGCAGAAGCTGTGGAGAAGATCGCTGAGGTGACTGAGAAGATAGCTTCCGATGTTGTCGATGAACTCCCAGACGGTGGACGTCTCAAGGACAAGGCCGTGCAGGTCGAACAGATCTGTGAAGAAGTTGAGAAGGCTGCAGAAGAAGCTGAAGCCTTCATTCATAAG CAGGTTGATCATGTAAAGGAAGAGGTGGACACAATGGTTGAGCCCATCATCGAGAAAGGAGAAGAGATAGAGAAAGAAATCCAAGAACAGGAGACCCCGATCAATTCAGGTGTGGATCAGCCAAAAGCCACATGA
- the LOC103991525 gene encoding uncharacterized protein LOC103991525 isoform X2 — MQTSSTETEEWIEVETKGTNTDVDVAGSSDSRTPLTSISAWTRWVLGSVVGIAVPLYRRILRREDAVEKAAESAAEAVEKIAEVTEKIASDVVDELPDGGRLKDKAVQVEQICEEVEKAAEEAEAFIHKVDHVKEEVDTMVEPIIEKGEEIEKEIQEQETPINSGVDQPKAT, encoded by the exons ATGCAGACTTCCAGCACCGAAACCGAAGAATGGATTGAAGTGGAAACTAA AGGCACGAACACTGATGTCGATGTCGCTGGATCATCTGATTCTCGAACTCCTTTAACCAGCATCTCAGCGTG GACTAGATGGGTGTTGGGCTCAGTTGTAGGCATTGCTGTGCCCCTGTACAGGAGAATTTTAAGGAGAGAAG ATGCCGTAGAGAAGGCTGCTGAGAGTGCTGCAGAAGCTGTGGAGAAGATCGCTGAGGTGACTGAGAAGATAGCTTCCGATGTTGTCGATGAACTCCCAGACGGTGGACGTCTCAAGGACAAGGCCGTGCAGGTCGAACAGATCTGTGAAGAAGTTGAGAAGGCTGCAGAAGAAGCTGAAGCCTTCATTCATAAG GTTGATCATGTAAAGGAAGAGGTGGACACAATGGTTGAGCCCATCATCGAGAAAGGAGAAGAGATAGAGAAAGAAATCCAAGAACAGGAGACCCCGATCAATTCAGGTGTGGATCAGCCAAAAGCCACATGA
- the LOC103991524 gene encoding disease resistance protein RGA2-like codes for MVAGIAVASLVASPFIGVVVNKLGAELFEEWGLCRSVQADARRLQSVLETILNVLDDAEQQPITNKALRGWLTKLKDAALDADDVVDDLLTEALRRRAQDRSRICRTVRDFLSSKNPMLLRHKMVHRIKDARARLDEIADERNRFNLNEGSVSHGANERETCSAVVESEVYGRDNDKEKVINFLLEVDNEKDLSILPIVGLGGIGKTTLAQLVYNDERVMAQFDGRFWVYVSENFSIIEIIRSIVRSPRNCSDLQALKLQLQALLSWKRYLLVLDDVWNENEMIWEDLKVLLRCGKQGSKIITTTRSETVARIMGTVTLHKMPILSFEHCWLLFEQRAFRLVREEEKPRFVEIGKQIVEKCGGLPLAAKTIGSLMGSKKKEVDQWLAISESELWRLPEDENGVLPALMLSYNHLPSYLKSCFAYCSIFPKDYEIERMNLIQLWNAEGFIEKNDCSMLAEAVGNQYFNDLVWRSLFEVTEKDEYDNIVKCKMHDLVHDLACSVTKVESSVIEVGKKSIVPNSSHYSLLVYDYRKKLPMASELTYQMKKLRSFILLRKQWFAYVDDKNCMDFVSYMISTQPNLRALGLGGSKIQVWPGRISKLKHLRYLDLSSTRIKILPNHIVRLYNLQTLNLQDCYHLQKLPASMRHMINLRHLDISGCSSLIHMPLGMGQLSNLQTLPMFIVGMEDGRRINELDQLNLIRGRLKIKNLNNVNDPMEALKANLFTKTSLQSLKLSWMVKFNGRAASLSADDVLEKLKPCSNLRVLTMKTFPGIRFPGWLMDHTEPSSSFFPYLVKIKLEDFEKCECLPPLGLLPSLKELSLIKLTGVKRIGIELYGNGSTFPSLVQLEISDMPDMEKWSTSPTNETTDARMLFPCLKMLTARGCPKLEVEPCFPPSVESLVIEDCENLLSARSLQGLSKLRSLDFGGYVASPSAFDGLQNLTVLELLRIGSCDGLTCMPESLMQHHIPSFQSLKLINNSNLKSLGEGRDQQPPSLFTSLCHLEIEASHSLTALPEWIQYLPLQNLKIRGCSQLEGRCQRETGEDWHKIAHIPCITIEST; via the coding sequence ATGGTAGCCGGGATCGCAGTGGCCTCGCTCGTCGCCTCTCCATTCATCGGCGTAGTGGTTAACAAGCTGGGCGCTGAGCTCTTCGAGGAATGGGGGCTGTGCAGAAGCGTCCAGGCCGACGCGAGGAGGCTGCAGAGCGTGCTGGAGACGATCCTGAACGTGCTCGACGACGCCGAGCAGCAACCCATCACCAACAAAGCCTTGCGAGGCTGGTTGACCAAGCTCAAGGACGCCGCCCTCGATGCCGACGATGTGGTGGACGACCTGCTGACCGAAGCGCTCCGGCGAAGGGCGCAAGACCGGAGTCGCATCTGTCGAACGGTACGCGATTTCCTTTCTTCTAAAAATCCGATGCTGCTTCGACACAAGATGGTTCACAGGATAAAGGATGCAAGGGCGAGGTTGGATGAAATCGCAGATGAGAGGAATAGATTCAACTTGAACGAGGGATCTGTGTCTCACGGGGCTAATGAAAGGGAAACTTGTTCTGCTGTTGTCGAATCTGAGGTATACGGAAGAGACAATGATAAAGAGAAGGTAATAAACTTTCTGCTTGAAGTCGACAATGAGAAGGATTTATCGATTCTTCCCATAGTCGGACTGGGGGGAATTGGAAAGACGACGCTTGCGCAGTTAGTGTACAATGATGAGAGGGTAATGGCACAATTTGATGGTAGATTTTGGGTTTATGTATctgaaaattttagtatcattgaAATTATAAGGTCTATTGTCAGATCTCCAAGAAATTGCAGTGATTTGCAAGCCTTAAAGCTTCAACTTCAAGCATTACTGAGTTGGAAGAGGTACTTACTTGTGCTAGATGATGTGTGGAATGAGAACGAAATGATTTGGGAAGATCTGAAGGTTTTGCTTAGATGTGGTAAGCAAGGAAGCAAAATAATTACCACAACACGAAGTGAAACAGTTGCCAGAATCATGGGGACAGTCACGCTGCACAAAATGCCAATATTATCTTTTGAACATTGCTGGCTCTTGTTCGAGCAGAGGGCATTTAGGTTGGTTAGGGAAGAAGAGAAACCTAGATTCGTGGAAATAGGAAAGCAGATCGTTGAAAAGTGTGGGGGATTGCCTCTAGCAGCAAAGACTATTGGAAGTCTGATGGGAAGCAAGAAAAAGGAAGTCGACCAGTGGTTAGCTATCAGTGAAAGTGAATTGTGGAGATTGCCCGAAGATGAAAATGGAGTATTACCTGCTCTAATGTTGAGTTACAATCATTTACCATcttatttgaaatcatgcttcgcTTATTGTTCAATATTTCCAAAAGACTATGAAATTGAGAGAATGAATTTAATTCAATTATGGAATGCTGAAGGATTCATTGAAAAAAATGATTGTTCAATGCTTGCTGAAGCAGTTGGTAACCAATACTTCAATGATTTGGTTTGGAGATCCCTTTTTGAGGTGACAGAGAAGGATGAGTACGACAACATAGTTAAGTGTAAGATGCATGATTTAGTGCATGATCTTGCATGTAGTGTTACAAAAGTTGAGTCTTCAGTCATTGAAGTGGGTAAGAAAAGTATTGTCCCCAACAGTAGTCACTACTCATTATTAGTCTATGATTATCGGAAGAAGCTACCAATGGCTTCTGAGCTTACATATCAAATGAAAAAATTAAGATCATTCATATTATTAAGAAAACAGTGGTTTGCTTATGTAGATGATAAGAACTGTATGGACTTTGTCTCATATATGATATCAACTCAACCTAATCTACGGGCACTAGGTCTTGGTGGGAGTAAAATTCAAGTATGGCCTGGTAGAATAAGCAAATTAAAACATCTGAGGTACCTTGACCTGTCAAGTACCAGAATTAAAATATTACCTAATCACATTGTTAGGCTTTACAACTTGCAGACATTGAACCTGCAAGATTGCTACCATCTTCAGAAGCTTCCTGCAAGCATGAGGCACATGATTAACCTCCGACATCTTGACATCTCAGGATGCAGCAGCTTGATTCACATGCCGCTTGGTATGGGACAATTGAGCAACCTGCAAACTCTGCCAATGTTCATTGTTGGCATGGAGGATGGGCGTAGGATCAATGAGCTTGACCAACTAAACTTGATAAGAGGCCGGCTCAAGATCAAGAATCTCAATAATGTGAATGATCCAATGGAAGCTCTGAAAGCAAACTTATTCACAAAGACGAGCTTGCAATCTTTGAAGTTGAGTTGGATGGTAAAATTTAATGGGAGAGCGGCATCCTTATCGGCAGATGATGTACTTGAGAAACTTAAGCCTTGTTCTAATCTAAGAGTGTTGACTATGAAAACTTTTCCAGGAATCAGGTTCCCAGGTTGGTTGATGGATCACACAGAACCATCGTCCTCCTTTTTTCCTTATCTGGTGAAAATCAAGTTGGAAGATTTTGAAAAATGTGAATGCCTTCCACCGCTTGGATTATTGCCATCTCTAAAGGAACTAAGCTTGATTAAGCTTACTGGTGTGAAGAGAATTGGCATTGAGTTGTACGGAAATGGCAGCACATTCCCCTCCTTAGTTCAACTTGAGATATCTGATATGCCAGATATGGAGAAATGGTCTACAAGTCCGACAAATGAAACAACTGATGCGAGGATGCTATTtccttgtcttaaaatgttgactgCAAGGGGCTGCCCAAAGTTGGAAGTAGAACCATGCTTTCCACCTTCAGTTGAGTCATTAGTTATTGAGGATTGCGAGAATCTATTATCAGCGAGGAGCCTACAGGGATTGTCCAAGCTACGGTCATTGGACTTTGGTGGTTACGTAGCATCGCCATCTGCATTTGATGGACTGCAAAACCTTACTGTTCTAGAGCTGTTAAGAATTGGGAGTTGTGATGGACTGACTTGTATGCCAGAGAGTTTGATGCAGCATCACATCCCATCTTTTCAATCACTTAAACTGATAAATAACAGTAACTTGAAATCTCTTGGTGAAGGAAGGGATCAGCAGCCTCCTTCTCTCTTCACCTCCCTCTGCCATCTGGAAATAGAGGCAAGCCATAGTTTGACTGCTTTGCCAGAGTGGATTCAGTACCTGCCGTTGCAGAATCTCAAAATCAGGGGATGTTCCCAGTTAGAGGGCCGTTGTCAGAGAGAGACAGGCGAGGATTGGCATAAGATTGCACATATTCCTTGCATTACCATCGAATCAACATGA